Within Methanomassiliicoccales archaeon, the genomic segment TAAACCTTTTCTGAGGCTGGCCCACATGAAGTAAGGATATCAATGACGATTGTGATTCTCAGCCCGTCAAGCTCTTAAACGCTCCTTCCTGTGCCTATGAGATGTCTGATGCCCTCATACCAGGCAAGGAAGACACAGACCGGTTCGACAGAACTAGGAGAATTGGATGGATAGACCTTGACTCGGTTCACAGGACGAGATGTCTGGTGATAGGGGCTGGAGCCCTTGGAAACGAGGTGATGAAGAACCTCGTTCTATCTGGATTCAGGACTTTGGTCCTTGTAGACATGGATCACATAGTTCTATCCAACCTTAACCGATGTTTGTTCTTCAGGGAGGGCGACTCCAAGCGCAAAGAGATGAAGGCAGTCGTGGTTGCTGAGAAAGCCATGATGCTTGATCCCGAGGTGAACATCGAATCAAGAACCTGCAGGGTAGAAGAATTGGCCGAGGATACCTGGGGAGAATTTGATATCGTCTTTGGATGCTTGGATAATATTTCGGCAAGGCTCCATGCGAATTCCCATTCGTATCACAAATGTATTCCCTATATTGATGGGGGAACAAATGGAATGACTGGAAAGGTGCAAGTCGTGATCCCACCAAGAACACCATGCTTCCAATGTGGTCTCAATCGTTCTCACTATCGTGTATTGGAAAAACGTTTTTCTTGTACTGGCAGGGAAGTCAGTTACTTCGAGCCAAAGATGCCCGCCGAGATCACAACCACGAGTGTTATCGCCGCTATCCAGGTCAGAGAGGCTCTCAAAATAGCGAGCGGTCTAGGGGAGAAATGTGTACGACACGCATTTTACTACAACGGAATGAATGGAATGTCGGAGGAGCTCGAGATTTCATTCGATCCAGATTGTCCCCTTCACCAACCTTGACGAGTTCGTCGTAAGTATCAGTTATACTAATTGTGATAGAAAGCTAGATAACCACCTCAACCTTCCAAGATTGGTGATCAGATGCCTCTGAGGATACGGGTAAGGAACGCTGAAACAGGAGCGACGGTTGACATGGAGCTAGAAGCAGAAAACACCGTCGAGGAGATTATCGAGGGTGCTGCTGGTTACTGGGAGAAGGACCCTGGTGCGTATGTGCTGCGATGCGGCAAGCGGTTACTCAGGGGACAGCAGACAGTGGTTGACGCGAAGATCATGGACAGTGACCAGCTAGAACTGATACCCGATCCAGAGGGAGGATAGGATGGGGCTCCCTCGTGAAGTGCTGAGATCCCGACTAAATAACGAGGTAAAATCGTGCTACAGATATCTCAAACATAAATTAGAGATCTCAG encodes:
- a CDS encoding ThiF family adenylyltransferase, whose protein sequence is MSDALIPGKEDTDRFDRTRRIGWIDLDSVHRTRCLVIGAGALGNEVMKNLVLSGFRTLVLVDMDHIVLSNLNRCLFFREGDSKRKEMKAVVVAEKAMMLDPEVNIESRTCRVEELAEDTWGEFDIVFGCLDNISARLHANSHSYHKCIPYIDGGTNGMTGKVQVVIPPRTPCFQCGLNRSHYRVLEKRFSCTGREVSYFEPKMPAEITTTSVIAAIQVREALKIASGLGEKCVRHAFYYNGMNGMSEELEISFDPDCPLHQP